One window from the genome of Hyalangium ruber encodes:
- a CDS encoding ABC transporter permease: MKTLFAKEVRRFMRVPGQTVLSPLISTTLYFIVFGYSISSRVQEVEGVPYLSFIVPGLIFLGIANNAFLNSSSSLFITKIQGTVVDLLVAPLGAGELMAGFVGGAMVRGLVVGGLTWAVALFFTGFSLQHAWVALYFLLLSSYVFSVLGLLAAVWAEKFEQINFFPTFVMMPLTFLGGVFYSVNALPSPWNTISLFNPMVYMVEGVRYGMVGHSIFSPVLGGGILLGVSVVATGLTYWALHSGYKMKA; this comes from the coding sequence ATGAAGACGCTGTTCGCGAAGGAGGTCCGCCGCTTCATGCGCGTGCCGGGCCAGACCGTCCTCTCGCCGCTCATCAGCACCACGCTGTATTTCATCGTCTTCGGCTACTCCATCTCCAGCCGCGTCCAGGAAGTGGAGGGAGTGCCCTACCTGTCCTTCATCGTCCCGGGCCTCATCTTCCTGGGCATCGCCAACAACGCGTTCCTCAACTCCAGCTCCTCGCTCTTCATCACCAAGATTCAAGGCACGGTGGTGGACCTGCTGGTGGCCCCGCTGGGCGCCGGCGAGCTGATGGCCGGCTTCGTGGGCGGCGCCATGGTGCGCGGGCTGGTGGTGGGCGGGCTCACCTGGGCGGTGGCCCTCTTCTTCACCGGCTTCAGCCTCCAGCACGCCTGGGTGGCCCTCTACTTCCTGCTGCTGTCCTCCTACGTCTTCAGCGTGCTGGGGCTCCTGGCGGCGGTGTGGGCCGAGAAGTTCGAGCAGATCAACTTCTTCCCCACCTTCGTGATGATGCCGCTCACGTTCCTGGGCGGCGTCTTCTACTCGGTCAACGCGCTGCCCTCGCCCTGGAACACGATCAGCCTCTTCAATCCCATGGTCTACATGGTCGAGGGCGTGCGCTACGGCATGGTGGGCCACAGCATCTTCTCGCCCGTGCTGGGCGGCGGCATCCTCCTGGGGGTCTCGGTGGTCGCCACCGGCCTCACCTACTGGGCGCTGCACTCCGGGTATAAAATGAAGGCCTGA
- a CDS encoding serine/threonine protein kinase, with translation MAVAFGKYELLRKIASGGMGQVFLARERGAVERLVVLKLILPHLAEDDEFLTMFLDEARLVARLQHPNLVTILDLVEIEGRHCLAMEYVQGDDVRRMDKHARLKGKLLPTGLVLRIISEAAAGLDHAHKSRDAQGQPLKLVHRDVSPQNILIGFDGAVKIIDFGVAKAAGSGQQTATGVLKGKYPYMSPEQASGQPIDGRSDQFALGVVMWELLTGKRLFKGDSDLMTLRLVKDCQVPPPSQLNPKLPPGLDEVVLRALSPTADKRYPDCGALRLALEDYIIQLRMPASNAHLSAYLRELYAERIAAEADPSKLDQLAEDADLDSKSNPSRSNLRSVLVGNPSSTPSRSPGTGQSPGTRSRRAVDALVGPAPAPRQEPSRGTVSMGAAPAPRRRFPVVPVAVGGAALLVLAGAAVVFLRKSPPTEQPTPPQQHLVNVPPEQPQPPIQVPTPVEPSKVELTLISEPLGAAVQMEGLPLGVTPMKLPLTEGAPPVSLTLTLDGYEAKTQQVSAANAPTLAVVLDRRPANGTKPGIKKPPTPGGSGLGIKTGR, from the coding sequence ATGGCTGTCGCCTTCGGCAAATATGAGCTTTTAAGAAAGATCGCCTCCGGGGGCATGGGGCAGGTCTTCTTGGCGCGTGAGAGGGGCGCGGTGGAGCGCCTGGTCGTGCTCAAGCTCATCCTTCCGCACCTGGCCGAGGACGATGAGTTCCTCACCATGTTCCTGGACGAGGCCCGGCTGGTTGCCCGGCTCCAGCACCCCAACCTCGTCACCATCCTCGATTTGGTGGAGATCGAAGGCCGGCACTGCCTGGCCATGGAGTACGTGCAGGGCGACGACGTGCGCCGCATGGACAAGCACGCGCGGCTCAAGGGCAAGCTGCTGCCCACCGGGCTGGTGCTGCGCATCATCTCCGAGGCGGCCGCCGGGCTGGACCACGCCCACAAGTCGCGCGATGCCCAGGGCCAGCCGCTCAAGCTGGTCCACCGGGACGTCTCTCCGCAGAACATCCTCATCGGCTTCGACGGGGCGGTGAAGATCATCGACTTCGGCGTGGCCAAGGCGGCCGGCAGCGGCCAGCAGACGGCCACCGGGGTGCTCAAGGGCAAGTATCCTTATATGTCCCCGGAGCAGGCCTCGGGGCAGCCCATCGACGGGCGCAGCGACCAGTTCGCCCTGGGCGTGGTGATGTGGGAGCTGCTCACGGGCAAGCGCCTCTTCAAGGGCGACTCGGACCTCATGACGCTGCGGCTGGTGAAGGACTGCCAGGTGCCGCCGCCCTCGCAGCTCAACCCCAAGCTGCCCCCGGGGTTGGACGAGGTGGTGCTGCGGGCGCTCTCGCCCACGGCGGACAAGCGCTACCCGGACTGCGGCGCCCTGCGCCTGGCGCTGGAGGACTACATCATCCAGCTGCGCATGCCGGCCAGCAACGCGCACCTGTCGGCGTACCTGCGCGAGCTGTATGCCGAGCGCATCGCCGCGGAGGCGGACCCCTCGAAGCTGGATCAGCTCGCCGAGGACGCGGACCTGGACTCGAAGTCCAACCCCTCGCGCAGCAACCTGCGCTCGGTGCTGGTGGGCAATCCCTCCTCCACGCCCTCGCGCTCGCCGGGGACCGGCCAGAGCCCGGGAACGCGCTCGCGCCGCGCGGTGGACGCGCTGGTGGGCCCCGCACCCGCTCCGCGACAGGAGCCCTCGCGCGGCACCGTCTCCATGGGCGCGGCGCCTGCCCCGCGCCGGCGCTTCCCCGTGGTGCCGGTGGCGGTGGGCGGCGCGGCGCTCCTGGTGCTCGCGGGCGCGGCCGTCGTCTTCCTGCGCAAGAGCCCTCCTACCGAGCAGCCCACGCCGCCGCAGCAGCACCTGGTGAATGTGCCGCCCGAGCAGCCGCAGCCACCCATCCAGGTGCCTACGCCGGTGGAGCCCAGCAAGGTGGAGCTGACGCTCATCTCCGAGCCCCTGGGCGCAGCGGTCCAGATGGAAGGGCTGCCGCTCGGCGTGACGCCGATGAAGTTGCCGCTCACCGAAGGGGCGCCCCCCGTGTCGCTGACGCTGACGCTGGACGGGTACGAGGCCAAGACGCAGCAGGTGTCCGCCGCGAACGCACCCACCCTCGCCGTCGTGCTGGACCGACGCCCCGCCAACGGCACCAAGCCGGGGATCAAGAAGCCTCCCACGCCGGGCGGCTCCGGGCTCGGCATCAAGACGGGCCGCTGA
- a CDS encoding ABC transporter ATP-binding protein, giving the protein MSSPVLELQGLTKSYAKLTALSNVNLSIRQGEIFALLGPNGAGKTTLIGSICGLVKKTSGRILLFGKDLDQDPVGPRYEVGLVPQEINFDPFFSVAESLHIQLGFYGRPRDEARVDEMLTALNLQNKKDTVARALSGGMRRRLLIAKALVHRPKLVFLDEPTAGVDVELRRDLWNYVRKLASEGTTIVLTTHYLEEAEELADRVGVINEGRLLLVEDKATVMRRFGEKRLVVTFEQPQSELPEPARRFNTTLSEDRRTLTYLEREGSAPAGDLLRVLYAQGLPISDVETRRSRLEDVLIEILRGPSSPKAA; this is encoded by the coding sequence ATGTCCTCGCCCGTCCTCGAGTTGCAGGGCCTCACCAAGTCCTACGCGAAGCTCACCGCCCTCTCCAACGTGAACCTCTCCATCCGCCAGGGGGAGATCTTCGCCTTGCTGGGGCCCAACGGCGCCGGGAAGACGACGCTCATCGGCTCCATCTGCGGGCTGGTGAAGAAGACCAGCGGCCGCATCCTCCTGTTCGGCAAGGACCTGGACCAGGACCCCGTGGGCCCGCGCTATGAAGTGGGCCTGGTGCCACAGGAGATCAACTTCGACCCGTTCTTCTCCGTGGCCGAGTCGCTCCACATCCAGCTCGGCTTCTACGGCCGCCCCCGGGACGAGGCGCGCGTGGACGAGATGCTCACCGCGCTCAACCTCCAGAACAAGAAGGACACGGTGGCCCGCGCGCTCTCCGGCGGCATGAGGCGCCGGCTGCTCATCGCCAAGGCGCTGGTCCACCGCCCCAAGCTCGTCTTCCTGGACGAGCCCACCGCGGGCGTGGACGTGGAGCTGCGGCGAGACCTGTGGAACTACGTGCGCAAGCTCGCCAGCGAGGGCACCACCATCGTCCTCACCACCCACTACCTCGAAGAGGCCGAGGAGCTGGCCGACCGGGTGGGCGTCATCAACGAGGGGCGCCTGCTGCTGGTGGAGGACAAGGCCACGGTGATGCGGCGCTTCGGCGAGAAGCGCCTCGTGGTCACCTTCGAGCAGCCCCAGTCGGAGCTACCCGAGCCCGCCCGCCGCTTCAACACCACGCTCTCCGAGGACCGGCGCACGCTCACCTATCTGGAGCGCGAGGGCAGCGCTCCCGCCGGAGACCTGCTGCGCGTCCTCTATGCCCAGGGCCTGCCCATCTCCGACGTGGAGACGCGGCGCTCGCGCCTGGAGGACGTGCTCATCGAGATCCTCCGCGGCCCCTCCTCTCCGAAGGCCGCCTGA
- a CDS encoding PAS domain-containing protein — translation MPKPAFTEPLKSLKGARAWEGDEVLRVLREVEHFHPEGSMVLRAVRDADGNIVDFEWIYANPAAERILGWGVGGLLGHFLHEVPPELGLAGQFEAFHQVVETGEACQQVFPHACNGFDGWLQATVAQFRDGVLVRLRDITAARRAETGLRETRDRMVEILEGTPDCFLSVDANWRYTYCNRNALLMKGVSREKLFGRGLWDTCPELRGTLVEREFRRVMAERVSSVFELMLPGTDRWFEMHAYPSGTGIAVFFRDVTDKKRTEQERDGLLEREHSGRLEAEALARQRARELLAAREKLVQSEKLAVAGQLAAGVGHEINNPLSFVMGNIHFALEQVSSLPEAMVRQALGETTEALEEARQGAERIRGIVRDLKTFARGDDAQLRPVDVHAALEFSLSMAMNHIRYRAKVVKCFGKVPTVWGNEAKLGQVFLNLLVNAAQAIPEGDAEQHRIILTTYAQEHRVVVEVTDTGKGMTQEVLARAFEPFFTTKPVGEGTGLGLSICHGIIKALRGDLTAVSTQGKGSTFRVVLPIRGAEAEALLPVMDTPTETLIVQGKRVLVIDDEPGIASVVRRIIGRGNEVVVAHSGREALTVLERDTDFDRIFCDLMMADLTGMDVHSELARKHPECLPRLVFMTGGGFTARARAFLQNFSHPRIDKPFEPELIRRLVAQSPPR, via the coding sequence ATGCCCAAGCCCGCCTTCACCGAGCCGCTGAAGTCCCTGAAAGGCGCTCGCGCCTGGGAAGGCGATGAGGTGTTGCGAGTCCTCCGGGAGGTGGAGCATTTCCACCCCGAGGGCAGCATGGTGTTGCGTGCCGTACGGGACGCGGACGGCAACATCGTCGACTTCGAGTGGATCTACGCCAACCCCGCCGCCGAGCGCATTCTGGGCTGGGGCGTGGGAGGGCTGCTGGGGCACTTCCTGCACGAGGTGCCGCCGGAGCTGGGGCTGGCGGGGCAGTTCGAGGCCTTCCACCAGGTGGTGGAGACGGGCGAGGCGTGCCAGCAGGTCTTCCCGCACGCGTGCAATGGGTTCGACGGCTGGCTCCAGGCCACCGTGGCGCAGTTCCGGGATGGCGTGCTGGTGCGCCTGCGCGACATCACCGCCGCGCGGCGCGCGGAGACGGGCCTGCGTGAGACTCGGGACCGGATGGTGGAGATCCTCGAGGGCACGCCGGACTGCTTCCTCTCGGTGGATGCCAACTGGCGCTACACCTATTGCAACCGCAACGCGCTGCTGATGAAGGGCGTGTCGCGCGAGAAGCTCTTCGGGCGCGGGCTGTGGGACACGTGCCCGGAGCTGCGGGGCACGCTGGTGGAGCGGGAGTTCCGCCGGGTGATGGCCGAGCGCGTCTCCTCGGTGTTCGAGCTGATGTTGCCGGGCACGGACCGCTGGTTCGAGATGCACGCGTACCCGTCGGGCACCGGCATCGCCGTCTTCTTCCGGGACGTGACGGACAAGAAGCGCACCGAGCAGGAGCGCGACGGGCTGCTGGAGCGCGAGCACTCCGGGCGCCTGGAGGCGGAGGCCCTGGCGCGCCAGCGCGCGCGGGAGCTGCTGGCGGCGCGCGAGAAGCTGGTGCAGTCGGAGAAGCTGGCGGTGGCGGGCCAGCTCGCGGCCGGCGTGGGCCACGAAATCAACAACCCGCTGTCCTTCGTGATGGGCAACATCCACTTCGCGCTGGAGCAGGTGTCCTCGCTGCCCGAGGCGATGGTGCGCCAGGCGCTGGGGGAGACGACGGAGGCGCTGGAGGAGGCACGCCAGGGCGCCGAGCGCATCCGCGGCATCGTCCGGGATCTGAAGACGTTCGCCCGAGGGGATGACGCGCAGCTGCGGCCGGTGGACGTGCATGCGGCGCTCGAGTTCAGCCTCTCGATGGCGATGAACCACATCCGCTACCGCGCCAAGGTGGTGAAGTGCTTCGGCAAGGTGCCGACGGTGTGGGGCAACGAGGCCAAGCTGGGGCAGGTGTTCCTCAACCTGCTGGTGAACGCGGCCCAGGCCATCCCCGAGGGGGATGCCGAGCAGCACCGCATCATCCTCACCACCTACGCGCAGGAGCATCGCGTGGTGGTGGAGGTGACCGACACGGGCAAGGGGATGACGCAGGAGGTGCTCGCGCGTGCCTTCGAGCCGTTCTTCACCACCAAGCCGGTGGGCGAGGGCACGGGGCTGGGGCTGTCCATCTGCCACGGCATCATCAAGGCGCTGCGCGGAGACCTGACCGCCGTGAGCACGCAGGGCAAGGGCAGCACCTTCCGGGTGGTGCTGCCGATCCGCGGCGCGGAGGCCGAGGCGCTGCTGCCGGTGATGGACACGCCGACCGAGACGTTGATCGTCCAGGGCAAGCGGGTGCTCGTCATCGACGACGAGCCGGGCATTGCCTCGGTGGTGCGGCGCATCATCGGCCGTGGCAACGAGGTGGTGGTGGCGCACAGCGGGCGCGAGGCGCTCACGGTGCTGGAGCGCGACACGGACTTCGATCGCATCTTCTGCGACTTGATGATGGCGGACCTGACCGGCATGGATGTCCACTCGGAGCTGGCGAGGAAGCACCCCGAGTGCCTGCCCCGGCTGGTCTTCATGACGGGCGGAGGCTTCACCGCGCGCGCGCGGGCCTTCCTGCAGAACTTCTCCCACCCGCGCATCGACAAGCCCTTCGAGCCGGAGCTGATCCGCCGACTGGTGGCGCAGTCTCCGCCGCGGTAG